In the genome of Cutibacterium equinum, one region contains:
- a CDS encoding DUF3000 domain-containing protein, producing MYPVNFEDVRSRILEYSWSSKLEVREIPAPTRISPFSVAIEGSVVIEGDELGNGRLILLHNPSGSEAWQGTSRFVAMIRAEVDPSMASDPLVGNVAWSWLTDSLNTHHAIYHAEAGTVTSVVSRPFGQLSTDPESNHIEVRASWTPTFSTSEDVSSHLESWSDLCLLSCGISPMPDEITAIAPRRAKLA from the coding sequence ATCTATCCGGTGAATTTCGAGGACGTGCGTTCCCGAATCCTCGAGTATTCCTGGTCAAGCAAGCTCGAGGTTCGCGAGATACCCGCCCCGACCCGCATCTCGCCGTTCTCGGTGGCGATTGAAGGATCCGTCGTCATCGAGGGCGATGAACTCGGAAACGGACGTCTCATCCTGCTCCACAATCCCTCGGGTTCCGAGGCATGGCAGGGAACGAGCCGATTCGTCGCCATGATCCGAGCCGAGGTCGATCCGTCGATGGCTTCTGACCCGCTGGTCGGCAACGTCGCATGGTCCTGGTTGACCGATTCCCTCAACACCCACCACGCGATTTATCACGCCGAGGCTGGCACCGTCACCTCTGTGGTCAGTCGGCCATTCGGGCAGCTCAGTACCGACCCGGAATCGAATCACATCGAGGTACGTGCCTCGTGGACACCGACCTTCTCAACCTCCGAGGACGTCAGTTCACACCTGGAATCGTGGAGTGACCTCTGTCTGCTCTCGTGTGGGATCTCCCCGATGCCTGACGAGATCACCGCAATCGCACCACGCCGGGCCAAGCTCGCGTGA
- the msrB gene encoding peptide-methionine (R)-S-oxide reductase MsrB, producing the protein MTDEHTTSPDLQPRLVLTPDQWRQRLSDEEYHVLREAGTEAPFVGEYTDTTAEGVYRCRACGAELFRSTQKFHSGCGWPSFFAPLAEDRVVYLTDESIPGRPRTEVRCARCDSHLGHVFAGEGFDTPTDLRYCINSICLDLEPARTDT; encoded by the coding sequence ATGACCGACGAGCACACCACGTCACCAGACCTGCAACCGCGCCTCGTGCTGACCCCCGATCAGTGGCGTCAGCGTCTCAGCGATGAGGAATACCACGTCCTGCGAGAGGCCGGAACCGAGGCTCCCTTCGTGGGGGAATACACCGACACCACCGCTGAGGGCGTGTACCGCTGTCGCGCCTGCGGGGCCGAGCTGTTTCGCTCCACCCAGAAATTCCATTCCGGTTGTGGGTGGCCCTCCTTCTTTGCTCCCCTGGCCGAGGACCGGGTTGTCTACCTCACCGATGAGTCCATTCCCGGACGCCCTCGCACCGAGGTCAGGTGCGCCCGATGCGACTCCCACCTCGGACACGTTTTCGCCGGTGAGGGTTTCGACACCCCGACCGATTTGAGGTACTGCATCAATTCGATCTGCCTTGATCTGGAGCCGGCAAGAACCGACACGTGA
- a CDS encoding PPK2 family polyphosphate kinase, with protein MAKDSPQLSDVLRCPQPPVDITTIDTGATPQAPGDKEKTLKEFEPMAEELSQLQETLFARGRSNPEAARRILVILQGLDTAGKGGVVRHVFGLVDPQGIHHHSFKAPTDEELKHDFLWRVRKALPEPGMIGVFDRSHYEDVLVARVDNLVEEDVWKERYDLINEFELGLAADGYKIIKCFLHISSDTQKERLQARLDNPAKYWKYDPSDLDARSKWPDYTDAYNDVLNKCNPDVAPWYIIPSDHKWYRNWAVGRILLETMRSMKLTWPAPDVDVEKEKERLNNAS; from the coding sequence ATGGCCAAGGACTCCCCTCAGCTGTCGGATGTGCTGCGCTGTCCACAGCCCCCGGTCGACATCACCACGATCGACACCGGCGCAACCCCGCAGGCGCCAGGGGACAAGGAGAAGACCCTCAAGGAGTTCGAGCCGATGGCCGAGGAACTCTCACAGTTGCAGGAGACGCTTTTTGCTCGCGGTCGCAGCAACCCGGAAGCGGCCCGCCGCATACTCGTCATCCTCCAAGGTCTCGACACTGCTGGTAAGGGTGGGGTGGTCCGCCACGTCTTCGGGCTCGTTGATCCCCAGGGCATTCACCACCACAGCTTCAAGGCTCCCACCGACGAGGAGCTCAAGCACGATTTCCTGTGGCGAGTGCGGAAGGCGTTGCCCGAACCGGGGATGATAGGTGTCTTTGACCGTTCCCACTACGAGGACGTCCTCGTCGCCAGGGTCGACAACCTCGTCGAGGAAGATGTGTGGAAGGAGCGTTACGACCTCATTAATGAGTTTGAGCTCGGCCTGGCTGCCGACGGCTACAAGATCATCAAATGCTTCCTGCACATTTCTTCCGACACCCAGAAGGAGAGGCTGCAGGCTCGTCTGGACAACCCCGCCAAATATTGGAAGTACGACCCGTCGGACCTCGACGCTCGCTCGAAGTGGCCTGACTACACGGATGCCTACAACGACGTGCTCAACAAGTGCAATCCTGACGTGGCTCCCTGGTACATCATCCCGTCGGATCACAAGTGGTATCGCAACTGGGCGGTGGGACGCATCCTGCTGGAGACGATGCGTTCGATGAAGCTGACATGGCCTGCCCCTGATGTCGACGTCGAGAAAGAGAAGGAACGCCTCAACAACGCGTCATGA
- a CDS encoding sirohydrochlorin chelatase: protein MAAPVLDLVLPAMPEASATLIGQRLRQRMSHLHPHIESTVSFVPQKGPLKAPRIKPSWSELVLVPINATHLHSSPPRLARHTEDIRQNHPDLTVHVARPTGPTPALLNLVDARLRLAAHRVHAQELDALILSAPDSGDPRGAAMLSKLTRLWSQHHHLPVHIATNSGGATDIEEVVAHLRREGRRHIAVGSLWICDDETFRAHTHKALHAGAEVVSAPLGDDPVLAALAFERYCSAAMGLVSGPTDDEVGSQ, encoded by the coding sequence ATGGCTGCGCCCGTACTCGACCTCGTCCTGCCAGCGATGCCCGAAGCCTCCGCGACTCTCATTGGCCAGAGGTTGCGACAGCGAATGTCTCACCTCCACCCGCACATCGAGTCGACGGTCAGTTTCGTCCCTCAGAAAGGCCCTCTCAAGGCTCCCCGCATCAAGCCGTCGTGGAGTGAGTTGGTCCTGGTCCCCATCAATGCCACCCACCTTCATTCCAGCCCGCCACGACTGGCCCGCCATACCGAGGACATCCGCCAGAATCATCCCGACCTGACCGTCCACGTGGCCCGTCCCACCGGCCCGACTCCGGCCCTGCTCAACCTCGTCGATGCGCGTCTGCGGCTGGCGGCCCACCGCGTGCACGCCCAGGAGTTGGATGCCCTCATCCTCTCGGCCCCCGACAGCGGTGATCCGCGAGGTGCGGCCATGCTGTCCAAACTGACGCGCCTGTGGTCCCAGCACCACCATCTTCCGGTTCACATCGCCACCAACAGTGGAGGCGCCACCGACATCGAGGAGGTCGTCGCTCACCTGCGTCGGGAGGGTCGCCGTCACATTGCGGTGGGAAGCCTGTGGATCTGCGACGACGAAACCTTCCGCGCCCACACTCACAAGGCCCTTCACGCTGGTGCAGAGGTTGTCTCCGCGCCCTTGGGAGACGATCCGGTCCTGGCAGCCCTCGCCTTTGAGCGATACTGTTCGGCCGCCATGGGTTTGGTCTCCGGGCCGACCGACGACGAGGTCGGCTCCCAGTAA
- a CDS encoding NAD(P)-dependent alcohol dehydrogenase has product MPMTVKALQKEGPDKPFKVVEIERRDPRPDDVVIDIKAAGICHSDIHTIRNEWGQAHFPLAVGHEIAGVVEAVGSDVTKFAVGDRVGVGCLVNSCGECEQCRAGQEQNCLNGPVGTYNSADVDGTITQGGYSQKVVVNENFVCRIPDSLPLDVAAPLLCAGITTYSPLQTWNVGAGKKAAILGLGGLGHMGVQIAAAKGAEVTVLSRSTAKEALAKELGATRLLATSEPGFFRDHRGEFDFILNTISAPIDLRDYLGLLKPGGAMVLVGLPPEGLELHAGNLIGGRKALAGSNIGGIAQTQEMLNFCADHGFGARIEKIGVHDVDAAYNRVVAGDVRFRFVIDTSTFEDAVPAE; this is encoded by the coding sequence ATGCCCATGACCGTCAAGGCTCTTCAGAAGGAAGGCCCGGACAAGCCGTTCAAGGTCGTCGAGATCGAGAGGCGAGATCCGCGTCCCGATGACGTCGTCATCGACATCAAGGCCGCAGGAATTTGTCACTCCGACATCCACACCATCCGCAACGAGTGGGGACAGGCTCATTTTCCGCTCGCCGTCGGTCACGAGATCGCCGGTGTCGTCGAAGCCGTGGGTTCTGACGTGACGAAGTTCGCGGTCGGGGACCGCGTTGGCGTCGGGTGTTTGGTCAACTCCTGCGGTGAGTGTGAACAGTGCCGTGCCGGTCAGGAGCAGAACTGCCTCAACGGGCCTGTGGGAACCTACAACTCCGCCGACGTTGACGGCACCATCACGCAGGGTGGGTACAGCCAGAAGGTCGTCGTCAACGAGAACTTCGTCTGTCGCATCCCGGACTCTCTCCCGCTTGACGTCGCCGCCCCGTTGCTGTGCGCGGGCATCACCACCTACTCGCCGCTACAGACGTGGAACGTCGGAGCCGGTAAGAAGGCTGCGATCCTCGGTCTGGGTGGCCTGGGCCACATGGGGGTCCAGATCGCTGCTGCCAAGGGGGCAGAGGTCACCGTCTTGTCGCGGTCGACCGCCAAGGAGGCCCTGGCCAAGGAGCTTGGCGCCACCCGGCTGCTGGCCACCAGTGAGCCTGGGTTCTTCAGGGACCATCGCGGCGAGTTCGACTTCATCCTCAACACCATCAGCGCACCTATCGACCTGCGTGACTACCTCGGCCTCCTCAAACCCGGCGGCGCCATGGTGCTCGTCGGGCTGCCCCCGGAGGGCCTGGAGCTGCACGCCGGCAACCTCATCGGTGGTCGGAAGGCCCTGGCGGGGTCGAACATCGGCGGCATCGCGCAGACCCAGGAGATGCTCAACTTCTGTGCCGATCACGGGTTCGGGGCGAGGATCGAAAAAATCGGGGTGCACGACGTCGACGCCGCCTACAACCGGGTGGTCGCCGGTGACGTGCGCTTCCGTTTCGTCATCGACACCTCGACCTTCGAGGATGCAGTTCCAGCTGAGTGA
- a CDS encoding ABC transporter ATP-binding protein, translated as MITLDNVAFTRPDGNRRITALRNVSMRVDNGHVAVITGPSGSGKSSLLAVAATLARPDTGTILIDGIDVTGLDDACATKLRREKIGIVFQQSNLIPSLDAVDQLVMMGELDGAHRSTRDERRERAKELLDAVDLANHMHKRPAQMSGGQRQRVNIARALMNDPSVLVVDEPTSALDSQAGARIIELVATLTREHDTATMLVTHDEKLIDHGSQHLEMLDGHLTQVRGTCEEKPSQHGSASARGRIGA; from the coding sequence ATGATCACCCTCGACAACGTCGCCTTCACCCGTCCAGACGGCAACCGTCGCATCACCGCCTTGCGCAACGTCAGCATGCGCGTCGACAACGGGCACGTCGCCGTCATCACCGGACCGTCCGGGTCAGGAAAGTCGAGCCTCTTGGCCGTGGCTGCCACCTTGGCCCGACCCGACACCGGCACCATCCTCATTGACGGCATCGACGTCACCGGACTCGACGACGCATGCGCCACCAAACTGCGCAGGGAGAAGATCGGCATCGTCTTTCAGCAGTCCAACCTCATCCCCAGTCTCGACGCCGTCGACCAGCTCGTCATGATGGGAGAACTCGACGGTGCGCATCGCTCCACCCGTGACGAACGCCGAGAGCGGGCCAAGGAACTCCTCGACGCCGTCGACCTGGCCAACCACATGCACAAGAGGCCGGCCCAGATGTCAGGTGGACAGCGCCAGAGAGTCAACATCGCCCGGGCTCTCATGAACGACCCCAGCGTATTGGTCGTCGATGAGCCGACCAGTGCCCTGGATTCCCAGGCTGGCGCCCGCATCATCGAACTCGTGGCCACATTGACCCGTGAGCACGACACGGCCACGATGCTCGTGACCCACGACGAGAAGCTCATCGATCACGGCTCCCAGCATCTGGAGATGCTCGACGGCCATCTCACCCAGGTGCGTGGAACCTGCGAGGAGAAGCCGTCGCAGCACGGCTCGGCCTCGGCTCGTGGCCGTATCGGCGCGTAA
- a CDS encoding FtsX-like permease family protein yields MFLARRDLAFAKGRFALMTVVVALICVLVGFLTGLAGGLAQRSIAAVVGVPADRVVLATTGSPTMWTDSRVTEDQLKTWQSADGVSEVTPVGVTQTRASKNGTGSAVAIFGSDVAATSLGTPAKGKVIISQTIADDLSLAAGDTMDIGSQKFAVESVGDDTWYCHSAVVAMGYNDWQATVTRMGQPKAEPTALLVHGQPDWKAVDKAAGTESASPWKSLRMLPTFGPEIGSLALIIGLLLGISALVVGAFFTVWTIQRQHDIGVLRALGATTRALRRDALGQAGVVLAIGIGASLVLVTIAGFAIRSTMPFAMTWWTVLGPGALLGLLGLAGAAVAIRSLSSAQPEQALGSTR; encoded by the coding sequence ATGTTCCTCGCCCGGCGTGATCTGGCCTTCGCCAAAGGCCGGTTTGCCCTCATGACCGTCGTAGTGGCCCTCATCTGCGTACTGGTCGGTTTCCTCACCGGTCTGGCAGGCGGCCTCGCCCAGCGCAGCATCGCCGCGGTGGTGGGTGTACCGGCTGATCGGGTCGTGCTGGCCACGACGGGATCGCCGACGATGTGGACCGACTCCAGGGTCACTGAGGACCAGCTCAAGACCTGGCAGTCAGCTGATGGGGTGTCCGAGGTCACCCCCGTGGGCGTCACCCAGACTCGCGCCAGCAAGAACGGCACCGGATCCGCGGTGGCGATCTTCGGGTCCGACGTCGCAGCAACCTCCCTGGGGACCCCCGCGAAAGGGAAGGTCATCATCTCCCAGACCATCGCCGATGACCTCAGCCTGGCAGCCGGGGACACGATGGACATCGGGTCCCAGAAGTTCGCCGTCGAGTCCGTCGGTGACGACACCTGGTACTGCCATTCGGCCGTCGTCGCCATGGGCTACAACGACTGGCAGGCGACCGTGACGCGCATGGGACAACCCAAGGCCGAGCCGACCGCTCTGCTGGTGCATGGCCAGCCCGACTGGAAGGCAGTCGACAAGGCCGCCGGAACCGAATCGGCGTCTCCTTGGAAGTCGTTGCGGATGCTGCCGACCTTCGGACCTGAGATTGGCTCCCTGGCTCTCATCATCGGCCTCCTTCTGGGTATCTCCGCCCTCGTCGTCGGAGCGTTCTTCACCGTCTGGACGATTCAGCGCCAGCACGACATCGGTGTGTTGCGTGCGCTGGGAGCGACGACCCGGGCCTTGCGTCGTGACGCCCTGGGACAGGCCGGTGTGGTGCTGGCCATCGGTATCGGTGCCAGCCTGGTCCTCGTGACGATCGCTGGATTTGCCATCCGCTCGACCATGCCCTTCGCCATGACGTGGTGGACGGTGCTCGGTCCAGGAGCCCTGCTCGGTCTACTGGGCCTTGCCGGGGCTGCGGTGGCGATCCGTTCCCTGTCGAGTGCGCAACCCGAGCAGGCCCTCGGCTCGACCCGCTGA
- a CDS encoding sensor histidine kinase, with protein sequence MDAGHRGRAVVIEVGMQIGIQVLFAGLVIFTVVMALVLSPPHVWRILTWEVLLILVHSALMTTHVMDRPRRDRWRPILVAAMVAVSILLAIDFPYAAYLMIPLSFVYLDHLAPRDACIAVIVEAVAIILGVGLTSGWSVGGVVGPVAGAAVAVVVGLSLKAMQAQAVELERLNVDLLAVQRRLAASQREAGVLEERARLAREIHDTVAQSLSSIGLLLSAVERTAPDHPGIEQIQLAHRTSSEALSETRGLIAELAPPTVADQGLPAVLARLGATTWSLGGLHVDVDCPDTSDLPIEIQTVLLRLCQGAMSNVVRHAHARHATNRIWRTDASHVHLRVTDDGAGMDLDAPVREGAFGLHAMRQRVDELSGEFLLTSQPGEGTIVDVDLPVHSAAEQPRYVHQGEPS encoded by the coding sequence ATGGACGCCGGTCACCGCGGACGTGCGGTGGTCATTGAGGTGGGCATGCAGATCGGCATCCAGGTGCTCTTTGCCGGTCTGGTCATCTTCACCGTCGTGATGGCTCTGGTGCTGTCACCACCCCACGTGTGGCGAATCCTCACCTGGGAGGTCCTGCTCATCCTCGTCCACTCCGCCCTCATGACGACCCATGTCATGGACCGCCCTCGGCGTGACAGGTGGCGGCCCATCCTGGTGGCGGCGATGGTCGCCGTCTCGATCCTGTTGGCCATCGACTTCCCCTATGCCGCCTACCTGATGATCCCGCTCTCCTTTGTCTACCTGGACCACTTGGCCCCGCGTGATGCCTGCATCGCCGTCATCGTCGAGGCCGTGGCCATCATCCTCGGTGTTGGACTGACGAGTGGCTGGAGCGTCGGGGGAGTCGTCGGGCCGGTAGCCGGTGCCGCAGTGGCCGTGGTTGTCGGTTTGTCCCTCAAGGCGATGCAGGCTCAGGCGGTTGAGTTGGAACGTCTCAATGTTGACCTGCTCGCCGTACAACGGAGGCTAGCGGCCTCCCAACGGGAGGCAGGAGTGCTGGAGGAACGGGCCAGGTTGGCCCGAGAAATCCACGACACTGTCGCCCAATCCTTGTCGAGCATCGGGCTGCTGTTGTCGGCGGTCGAACGCACCGCCCCTGATCACCCGGGAATCGAGCAGATCCAGCTGGCCCATCGCACCTCGTCTGAGGCGCTGTCGGAGACCCGCGGACTCATCGCGGAACTGGCTCCTCCTACCGTTGCCGATCAGGGGTTGCCGGCAGTGCTTGCGCGACTGGGAGCGACGACGTGGTCACTTGGCGGGCTCCACGTCGACGTCGACTGCCCTGACACCTCAGACCTGCCCATCGAGATTCAGACGGTCCTGCTCAGGCTATGCCAGGGAGCCATGTCCAACGTTGTGCGTCATGCCCATGCCCGTCACGCAACGAACCGGATCTGGCGTACCGATGCATCCCACGTCCATCTGAGGGTGACCGATGACGGAGCCGGGATGGACCTCGACGCGCCAGTGCGAGAGGGAGCTTTCGGACTGCACGCCATGAGACAGCGGGTCGACGAGCTGTCCGGTGAGTTCTTACTGACCTCACAGCCGGGGGAGGGGACGATCGTCGACGTCGATCTTCCGGTGCATTCTGCCGCAGAGCAACCACGCTACGTTCACCAAGGAGAACCGTCATGA
- a CDS encoding response regulator encodes MTVRVLIADDHPVVRAGVTALLATDPDIEIVATASTPAQALAAVATTDLDLVLLDLQFSSDANAPSGVDVTRKIRSQPNPPEVLILTNYDTDADILAAVEAGATGYLLKDAPAEDLLSAIHRAARGEGALAPTVATRLMTRLRSPRTSLTARELDVLEASAEGLSNAQIADSLYVSEATVKTHLSHIYSKLAVGSRSAAVARARDIGLIR; translated from the coding sequence ATGACCGTACGTGTCCTCATTGCCGACGATCATCCGGTGGTGCGCGCAGGAGTGACGGCCCTGCTCGCTACCGACCCCGACATCGAGATCGTCGCCACCGCATCGACCCCTGCCCAGGCCCTTGCCGCCGTAGCGACGACGGACCTCGATCTGGTACTACTCGACCTGCAGTTCAGCAGCGATGCCAATGCGCCGTCCGGGGTGGACGTCACCCGCAAGATCCGGTCACAACCGAATCCCCCGGAAGTCCTCATCCTCACCAACTACGACACCGACGCCGACATCCTCGCAGCCGTCGAGGCCGGCGCGACCGGTTACCTCCTCAAGGACGCCCCTGCCGAGGATTTGCTGTCGGCGATTCACCGTGCTGCTCGCGGTGAGGGAGCACTAGCTCCGACCGTCGCCACTCGTCTCATGACTCGGTTGCGCTCCCCGAGGACTTCTTTGACCGCCCGGGAGCTCGACGTCCTGGAAGCTTCGGCGGAGGGGCTCTCCAATGCTCAAATCGCCGATTCTCTGTACGTCTCGGAGGCCACCGTCAAGACCCATCTGTCCCACATCTACAGCAAGCTTGCCGTGGGTTCCCGCAGCGCAGCAGTGGCTCGAGCCCGAGACATTGGTCTCATTCGCTGA
- the thrS gene encoding threonine--tRNA ligase, which produces MRKSIVSISITLHRSGTSRTEQVDTTTTGLDLFGSQRDIVAMRVDGNLVDLQRELHDGAEVEPVEATSSDGLNIIRHSCTHVMAQAVQQLYPEVNLGIGPFITDGFYYDFGNIEPVTPEILTELEKRMKRIVKENQRFVRRVTSEESAREELADQPYKLELIGTKGKDAEGASVEVGGTELTIYDNVRRNGEVAWKDLCRGPHVPSTKYLANAFALTKFSAAYWKGDQANDQLQRIYGTAWASREDLVAYQERIKEAERRDHRKLGAELDLFSFPEEIGPGLVVFHPKGAMLRHLIEEHVIARHMEAGFSFVHTPEITKGGLFHTSGHLPYYADTMFPPMLVDEERDEEGHVTRAGQEYYLKAMNCPMHNLIFRSRGRSYRELPLRFFEMGHDYRYEKSGVVHGLTRMRGFAQDDSHTYCTREQAPSEIKKQIEFFLSILADFGLTDFYLELSTRDEDGAKKEKFIGSDEDWQAATDTLDEVCRSTGLQLVPDPGGAAFYGPKVSVQVKDAIGRTWQMSTIQYDFNQPERFDLEYAAADGTHQRPIMLHSAKLGSVERFIGVLTEHYAGAFPVWLAPVQVRLVPVAEAFDEYVTTFAEVLRSQGIRVETDLSSDRFGKKIRNASKDKVPFTLIAGGEDAEAGAVSFRLRDGSQVNGIAQDEAARIIAAWNKARRNNDPTAQTLRGVIDD; this is translated from the coding sequence GTGAGGAAGTCAATCGTGTCCATCAGCATCACCCTGCACCGTTCCGGTACCTCCAGGACCGAGCAGGTGGACACTACTACGACCGGCCTGGATCTCTTCGGCTCACAGCGTGACATCGTCGCCATGCGGGTTGACGGCAACCTCGTCGATCTGCAGCGCGAACTCCACGACGGAGCCGAGGTGGAGCCGGTCGAGGCGACCAGTTCCGACGGGCTCAACATCATTCGGCACTCGTGCACCCACGTCATGGCACAGGCCGTCCAGCAGCTGTACCCCGAGGTGAACCTGGGAATTGGCCCGTTCATCACCGACGGCTTCTACTACGACTTCGGCAACATCGAGCCCGTCACCCCCGAGATCCTTACCGAGCTCGAGAAGCGGATGAAGCGGATCGTCAAGGAGAACCAGCGCTTCGTGCGTCGGGTCACCAGCGAGGAATCGGCCCGCGAGGAGCTTGCCGACCAGCCGTACAAGCTGGAGCTCATCGGTACCAAGGGCAAGGATGCCGAGGGAGCCTCGGTCGAGGTGGGCGGCACCGAGCTGACCATTTACGACAATGTGCGCCGCAATGGCGAGGTTGCATGGAAGGACCTCTGCCGTGGCCCGCATGTGCCCTCGACCAAGTACCTGGCCAATGCCTTCGCCCTGACGAAGTTCTCAGCAGCGTACTGGAAGGGTGACCAGGCCAACGACCAGTTGCAGCGCATCTACGGCACCGCATGGGCCAGCCGTGAGGATCTCGTTGCCTACCAGGAGCGGATCAAGGAGGCGGAGCGTCGCGACCATCGCAAGCTGGGAGCCGAACTCGATCTGTTCTCCTTCCCTGAGGAGATCGGACCGGGCCTGGTGGTCTTCCACCCCAAGGGTGCGATGCTGCGTCACCTCATCGAGGAACACGTCATCGCTCGTCACATGGAGGCAGGATTCTCCTTCGTTCACACCCCGGAGATCACCAAGGGTGGGCTGTTCCACACCTCGGGCCACCTGCCCTACTACGCCGACACGATGTTCCCGCCGATGCTCGTCGACGAGGAGCGTGACGAGGAGGGCCACGTCACCCGGGCAGGCCAAGAGTACTACCTCAAGGCCATGAACTGCCCTATGCACAACCTCATCTTCCGGTCACGTGGTCGGTCCTACCGAGAACTGCCGCTGCGATTCTTCGAGATGGGTCATGATTACCGCTACGAGAAGTCGGGGGTGGTGCACGGTTTGACCCGCATGCGCGGCTTCGCCCAGGACGACTCGCACACGTACTGCACCCGCGAGCAGGCCCCCAGCGAGATCAAGAAGCAGATCGAGTTCTTCTTGTCGATCCTGGCCGACTTCGGTCTGACCGACTTCTACCTCGAGCTGTCCACCCGCGATGAGGACGGTGCGAAGAAGGAGAAGTTCATCGGCTCCGACGAGGACTGGCAGGCCGCCACCGACACCCTCGACGAGGTGTGCCGCAGCACCGGCCTGCAGCTCGTCCCCGATCCGGGCGGTGCGGCCTTCTACGGCCCGAAGGTCTCGGTCCAGGTCAAGGACGCCATTGGTCGTACCTGGCAGATGTCGACGATTCAGTACGACTTCAACCAGCCCGAGCGATTCGACCTCGAGTACGCAGCCGCTGACGGTACCCACCAGCGCCCGATCATGCTGCACTCGGCCAAACTGGGCAGTGTCGAGCGGTTCATCGGAGTGCTCACCGAGCATTACGCCGGTGCCTTCCCGGTCTGGCTGGCTCCGGTCCAGGTGCGCCTGGTCCCGGTGGCCGAGGCCTTTGACGAGTACGTCACGACCTTCGCCGAGGTGCTGCGCAGCCAGGGCATCCGGGTTGAGACCGACCTGTCGTCCGACCGGTTCGGCAAGAAGATCCGCAATGCCTCCAAGGACAAGGTGCCCTTCACCCTCATTGCCGGTGGCGAGGACGCCGAAGCTGGTGCGGTGTCGTTCCGTCTGCGTGACGGTTCCCAGGTCAATGGCATCGCCCAGGACGAGGCCGCGCGCATCATCGCTGCCTGGAACAAGGCCCGTCGCAATAACGATCCGACGGCCCAGACCCTGCGCGGAGTCATCGATGACTGA
- a CDS encoding HIT family protein encodes MTEDYRLEFAEDMAGVPDPFRRFWTPHRMAYIGGENKPRGDRPEDGCPFCVAPQRSDEDALIVHRGQTCYVIMNLYPYGPGHMLVCPYRHVAGYVDATEEEVIEMAHLTQAAIRTLQVVSGPQGFNVGMNQGASGGAGVAAHLHQHVIPRWIGDTNFLPIVAGVRAVPQLLGEGRQLLADAWVAHA; translated from the coding sequence ATGACTGAGGATTACCGACTCGAGTTCGCCGAGGACATGGCCGGAGTCCCGGACCCCTTCCGGAGGTTCTGGACCCCGCACCGCATGGCGTACATCGGTGGTGAGAACAAGCCCCGGGGTGACCGTCCCGAGGACGGGTGCCCGTTTTGTGTCGCTCCGCAGCGCAGCGACGAGGACGCCCTCATCGTTCACCGTGGCCAGACCTGCTACGTCATCATGAACCTTTACCCGTACGGGCCGGGGCACATGCTGGTGTGCCCCTACCGTCATGTCGCTGGCTATGTCGACGCCACCGAGGAGGAGGTCATCGAGATGGCCCACCTCACCCAGGCCGCCATCCGGACCCTTCAGGTGGTGTCTGGTCCGCAGGGGTTCAATGTCGGCATGAATCAGGGAGCTTCTGGTGGGGCTGGAGTGGCCGCCCATCTGCACCAGCACGTCATTCCGCGCTGGATCGGGGACACGAATTTCTTGCCCATCGTCGCCGGTGTCCGTGCCGTCCCGCAGCTCCTGGGGGAGGGACGTCAGCTCTTGGCCGATGCGTGGGTGGCTCATGCTTGA
- the pgsA gene encoding phosphatidylinositol phosphate synthase, with protein sequence MLERFRAAWAKVMNPIADALLRAHVTPDMVTWVGTIGACAMALICFPQGWLWQGPWLVTLFIFSDSLDGNMARKIGSHSQWGAFLDSTLDRFGDAAIFVGVALYYAGPGHNLLWTAMSLAALVFAMATSYVRARAESLGMEAKVGIATRADRLLVSLLSIEITGLARVGVFPHWCLAVLPIALCYLTLAGAITVAQRMVAVRRGCQS encoded by the coding sequence ATGCTTGAGCGTTTTCGTGCCGCCTGGGCCAAGGTCATGAACCCCATCGCTGACGCCCTGTTGCGGGCTCACGTCACCCCCGACATGGTGACCTGGGTCGGTACCATCGGCGCTTGTGCCATGGCGCTCATCTGCTTCCCGCAGGGGTGGCTCTGGCAGGGGCCGTGGCTTGTCACACTGTTCATCTTCTCCGATTCCCTCGACGGCAACATGGCCCGCAAGATCGGGAGCCACTCCCAGTGGGGCGCCTTCCTCGACTCCACCTTGGATCGGTTCGGTGACGCCGCGATTTTTGTGGGTGTGGCGTTGTACTACGCCGGTCCGGGACACAACTTGCTGTGGACCGCAATGTCCCTTGCCGCGTTGGTCTTCGCAATGGCCACCTCCTACGTGCGTGCCAGGGCCGAGTCCCTGGGCATGGAGGCCAAGGTCGGCATTGCCACCCGTGCGGATCGTCTGCTGGTCAGCTTGCTGTCCATCGAGATCACGGGTCTGGCCAGGGTTGGTGTCTTCCCGCACTGGTGCCTCGCTGTCCTACCCATTGCATTGTGCTACCTGACGTTGGCCGGGGCCATCACCGTGGCACAGCGGATGGTGGCAGTGCGTCGAGGCTGTCAGTCGTGA